From Methanosarcina lacustris Z-7289, one genomic window encodes:
- a CDS encoding proteasome assembly chaperone family protein, protein MSTTTDYDNNDVKIITKPVQSKNPVLIEGFPGIGLVGNIASQHMIEEMNMEYIGSIESRYFPSIAVLYEGLINMPVRIYENVEHNIIVVISDIPISHSVSYDVSNALVDWAESINVREIASIAGIAIMDEEHKVFGAATTSEMLDKIKEKVEIFQMGTISGISGSVMAECLLRGIPAISLLGATKTQNPDPRAASAVIGVLNELYGLSVSTDRLIEQAERIEIELHKLAEDVQTTEQKGEVKKEFPMYG, encoded by the coding sequence TTGTCAACTACTACAGACTATGACAACAACGATGTGAAGATTATTACCAAACCTGTGCAATCGAAAAACCCTGTTTTGATTGAAGGTTTTCCAGGAATCGGGCTTGTGGGGAATATAGCAAGTCAGCACATGATCGAAGAGATGAATATGGAGTATATAGGCTCCATTGAGTCCAGGTATTTCCCTTCAATTGCAGTGCTTTATGAAGGACTTATAAACATGCCTGTAAGGATCTACGAAAACGTGGAGCACAACATCATTGTAGTCATCTCCGATATTCCGATCAGCCACTCGGTATCTTACGATGTAAGCAATGCTCTCGTGGACTGGGCTGAATCTATCAATGTAAGGGAGATTGCTTCGATTGCAGGAATTGCCATTATGGACGAAGAACATAAGGTTTTCGGGGCAGCTACCACGTCGGAAATGCTGGATAAGATCAAGGAAAAGGTCGAAATTTTCCAGATGGGGACTATTTCAGGGATTTCAGGGAGCGTAATGGCTGAATGCCTGCTGCGCGGGATTCCTGCAATTAGCCTTTTAGGGGCTACAAAAACCCAGAATCCGGATCCAAGAGCCGCTTCTGCCGTTATTGGAGTCCTTAATGAACTGTATGGACTTTCGGTCAGCACTGATAGGCTTATAGAGCAGGCTGAACGCATAGAAATCGAGCTCCATAAGCTTGC